From the Deltaproteobacteria bacterium genome, the window GCCAGTGATCCACATCCGGCGGGTCACGACGCAAAGGAAACCGGTCAAGGTCAATACCGTTATGTACTACATGGACCTTACCCGGATCGAGCCAGCGGTTCGCACACAGGATATCCTGCCGGACCCCTTCTGAAAGGGCGAGGATCCGCGCGACCCGTGGAAAAAGGAAACGGTTCGTCACTCTTCGGCTGAACGTACGGGACCGGCGCATGCTCCGGACCGAAGCGACAACCGGAATCCCGCGCCGACGGCTCAACGTAACAGCCAGGACGGCATAGAGAACACTCTTGTGGCGATTGCAATGAATCAGGTCGATCTTCTCCTCGTCCAGCAGAGATCGTAATTGCAGCGGAATCCTGAGGGCAAACCCTTTGAGTTCCTCCGGACCGAAACCGAGAAACCGAACCGGATAAGTTCCCGGCGTGACCCCATCTTCCGGTTCCCGTCCCAGGTAACATAAAACGGAATGAAAACGGTCTCGATCGAGACGGCCGACATAATCATTAACCGTATCTCCCGTCCGGCTGAACTTCGGTACCAGATGGAGGATTCGTATTTTTTCCCGCATGGTCGGCACCTGTCTTTGCAAGTCCATCACTTAGAACCGGAGGAAGCGCAAAAGATAGCACGATTTTTCTGCCGTATCAAATTTGATGGACTTGTAGAAACTCATATTTCCCCACCCTCACCCCTCCCCTCCCCCTTCAAGGGAAATGAAGTTCAGCGGAAAAACATTCCCCATAAATCTGCTCAACATCCCGGACCATCCGGTCAAGACTGAAGGCCTCTTCAATCCGTTTCCGGGCAGACCACGCCCTCCTCTGCCGTTCGTCTGGAGGGGAAACCGCAGCCTTCGACATGGCTCGGCTCAAAAGCTTGACTGCACCCGCGGGAACGGTCCATCCGAAAACGGGATCGCTCAAAACCTCCGGGATTCCTCCCGCATCGGAGGCAATGACCGGCACACCGACGGCCATCGCCTCCAGCAAAGCCAGGGGAAGGCCTTCGGCCAAGGAAGGAAGAACGAAAAAATCAAGTTCCTCCAAAAAGACTGCTACGTCATTCCGGAACCCGACAAAGTGAACCTTTCCTTCAATACCCAGCCTGCGGACCTCCTCTTTTAGACAGCCCTTCAGCGGACCCACACCGGCAATCTTGAGGACGGCCTCGGGGACGCGGGAAAGAACTTCGGCAAAAGCACGGAGAAGAAGGTCATACCCCTTCGTCGGAACCAGCCTTCCCATCGTTCCGAAAACCGGACGATCCATCTTGAGGAAACCGTTTCGTCGCAGGGGAAATCGTGATGTGTCGATGCCGTTGTAGACAACACGGACCTTTGCCGGATCAAGGCGGGGGTTGGATTGCAGGATGTCGTTCCGGACCGCCTTCGAGACCGCCAGAATCCTTGTGATGCGTGGAAAGAGTAAGCGGTTCGTCAGACGCCGCAGGAAAGTCCGCGTCCTTCCCATTCCATGGACCGTAATGACAACAGGTATGTCTCTGCGGCTTCTTCGTGCGGCAAGTGTCCCGTAGAGTGCTCCCTTGTGCCGGTGGCAGTGGACCAGATCGATCTCCTCGCTGTCAATCAGCGCCCCCAAACGGCGAACAAGGGAAAAGGAAAAACGGCGAAGCTCCCGGTGCGTACTTCCCATAAAATGAACGGGATATACCTCTTCATTTCCATCGCCGGGATTATGATCCAGATAACAGAGGGAGGAAGAAAAACGGCCGGTATCCAACCGGCCGACATAGTGGTGTATCAAATCGTCCCGACGACTGAACTTGGGGACAAGATGCAAAACCCGTCGAGGACTCCCCAAAATCGTGTTTTCAACGGCTGACCTCTTGGAATTCAAAGACGCCCCTTTTTTCTCAACCGGAAACGGGTCTTTCGAAGAATCTTTGTCATCCATACTTTTTTTTGCGGGATCAGGCCCGGATTCTCCTCAAGGTAGGCACAAAAAAAACGGACCCGGTCGGTCCGTGTAACTCCCTTAAAGGCATACATATTCGCCTGAACCAGGTTCTTGAGCCGTTTGCGATCCGGAAGATTCCGGTACCGACGTGTCCGCTCATTGTCTATCAGGAAAAATTTCGGGGGGTCGCCTTCCCGGACAAGGACGTTCCGCTCCCGGAGGTCCCCCTGGAAGATCCCTTCCCGGTGCAGCCGCCCGATCACCCGACCGTATTCCTTTAGGAAATTTCGTTTACGAACGATCCATGCCGCATCGCGGCCGGGAAGATCACGGTCAAGGTAAGCGGCAAGTTCCGTCACATCCGGCACCGCCTCGGTCACAAAGATCGAACGGACGACAATCCCGAGACGCCTCTCCTCCCCGACGCAAACGGGAGATGCGGTATCGAAACCATGATCTATGAGTATCAAGCTTCCCATGAGGGCGCGCTTCGCCCGGGACGAGCGGACCAACACCGACAACCGGTCGCGGAGATTGCGGAAGAGAAACTCTTTGTAGAAAAAATATTTAACCTCCCCTCCGGTCTCAGCCTTAAAGCGAACCACCTTCGCATAACGGGAGCTCGCAACCTTCTCCGCACCTTGAAGATCGCCGGAAAAGATTGCCGTTATTCGATCCCGCAGTACAGGGCTGTCATTGAAGGGAAGAACGAAATTCAACTGCAGGGAGGAACGACCGGAAGAACTCATGCCTCTTGGATCTTCTCCAGGAAAGCCTCGATCTCTTCGATGAACTCCTGAAAATCCTTGTACCCTCCCTTGCAGTTCTCCAGGAGTTTCCCGTCACCAATCATCCAATAACGGTGTACCAGGGAATTCCTGAAGTCAAAAAACGGTTTCAAGGAAGATGCAAGCCCTTCCGAAATCAGGTTATTTTCAAAGGCCTTCCGAACTGAATCGATATAGCCTTTCACCGGGACACCGAAATGCTTGGCGAGGATATGTTGCAAGACCAGCGAGATCGCTTCCGAA encodes:
- a CDS encoding glycosyltransferase family 4 protein; this encodes MHLVPKFSRRDDLIHHYVGRLDTGRFSSSLCYLDHNPGDGNEEVYPVHFMGSTHRELRRFSFSLVRRLGALIDSEEIDLVHCHRHKGALYGTLAARRSRRDIPVVITVHGMGRTRTFLRRLTNRLLFPRITRILAVSKAVRNDILQSNPRLDPAKVRVVYNGIDTSRFPLRRNGFLKMDRPVFGTMGRLVPTKGYDLLLRAFAEVLSRVPEAVLKIAGVGPLKGCLKEEVRRLGIEGKVHFVGFRNDVAVFLEELDFFVLPSLAEGLPLALLEAMAVGVPVIASDAGGIPEVLSDPVFGWTVPAGAVKLLSRAMSKAAVSPPDERQRRAWSARKRIEEAFSLDRMVRDVEQIYGECFSAELHFP
- a CDS encoding DUF86 domain-containing protein; translation: MKVDRTRIQRYLVEILANVREIEDLFGEYGEEEILRNRHLMKSLKYSLVELSEAISLVLQHILAKHFGVPVKGYIDSVRKAFENNLISEGLASSLKPFFDFRNSLVHRYWMIGDGKLLENCKGGYKDFQEFIEEIEAFLEKIQEA
- a CDS encoding glycosyltransferase family 4 protein, producing MREKIRILHLVPKFSRTGDTVNDYVGRLDRDRFHSVLCYLGREPEDGVTPGTYPVRFLGFGPEELKGFALRIPLQLRSLLDEEKIDLIHCNRHKSVLYAVLAVTLSRRRGIPVVASVRSMRRSRTFSRRVTNRFLFPRVARILALSEGVRQDILCANRWLDPGKVHVVHNGIDLDRFPLRRDPPDVDHWPVIGNIGRLVHTKGQRYLLQAFARILDRFPLALLKIVGDGPLEEDLKEETVHLGIEEKVRFLGFRRDISGFLQGIDLFVFPSLFEGLGLSMLEAMATGVPVVGSDVGGIPEVLQGMEAGRLVPPSDVNVLTAAIESFLNLGREALFDLGKKSRLRVEEEFSLDGVARNFERVYLEEVSRDREDKGQ